One window of uncultured Trichococcus sp. genomic DNA carries:
- a CDS encoding PTS sugar transporter subunit IIB, whose translation MGVVNLARVDERLIHGQVMLTLSQRDGVNSIFVVDDVVAKDKFMKDLYKSAGSRTGQKTIVMTEEKCKFYWDEFKFKEYSAILITKTVTGIYNLVKHGVPIKDLNIGGIAKKGDDDILVTKSVYLNKADALKLKEMNEQYGVENIYFQATPSSASSSLADVLKQFGL comes from the coding sequence ATGGGAGTAGTAAATTTAGCGCGTGTAGATGAGAGATTGATTCATGGTCAAGTTATGTTGACATTGTCTCAACGAGATGGCGTCAATTCAATCTTTGTAGTTGATGATGTTGTTGCCAAAGATAAATTCATGAAAGATCTGTACAAGAGTGCGGGCAGCCGTACCGGGCAAAAAACAATTGTCATGACGGAAGAAAAGTGCAAATTCTATTGGGATGAGTTCAAATTCAAAGAGTATAGCGCTATTTTGATCACGAAAACAGTTACCGGAATTTATAATCTGGTCAAACATGGTGTCCCGATCAAGGATTTGAACATCGGCGGAATCGCCAAAAAAGGCGATGATGATATTTTGGTCACTAAATCAGTTTATCTGAACAAAGCAGATGCACTGAAATTGAAAGAGATGAATGAGCAATATGGCGTTGAAAACATCTATTTCCAAGCGACACCATCTTCTGCAAGTTCCAGCTTAGCGGATGTATTAAAGCAATTCGGCTTATAA
- a CDS encoding PTS system mannose/fructose/sorbose family transporter subunit IID — protein sequence MINANLDAKEKNMLAPEEITAKDVTKTYLRWHFANEIPHSFERYLAPSLLYAMMPILRKLYKDEDQLRAAYKRQLLFFNTQLSWGGGVITGLMSSMEQERANEVVNGEEVTMTDDLMYNTKAGLMGALAGIGDSIDSGTVQYIFIAIAVPWAQMGSPIGALFPFIAFALYQVLLGVFFARSAFKTGKNATGVMHSAGIQTVIEMLSILGMFMMGILAGNYVKVSSSLEFAISGRPFVLQEMLDKIMPGMLPLAVVLGVYFYYIKKGLKVTRALVGLTLILIVLAGIGLL from the coding sequence ATGATAAACGCTAATCTAGATGCTAAAGAAAAAAACATGTTAGCACCTGAAGAAATAACTGCTAAAGATGTTACGAAAACCTATTTACGCTGGCACTTTGCAAACGAAATCCCTCACTCATTCGAACGTTACTTAGCTCCTTCGCTCCTTTATGCGATGATGCCGATTCTGCGCAAACTGTACAAAGATGAAGATCAATTAAGAGCTGCCTACAAACGCCAATTGCTGTTCTTCAATACGCAACTGTCTTGGGGTGGCGGCGTCATCACAGGGCTGATGTCTTCGATGGAGCAAGAACGTGCCAATGAGGTTGTGAACGGTGAAGAAGTTACCATGACTGACGACCTGATGTACAATACGAAAGCAGGTTTAATGGGAGCTTTGGCAGGGATCGGTGATTCGATCGACTCAGGAACGGTACAGTACATTTTCATCGCTATTGCTGTTCCTTGGGCACAAATGGGTAGCCCGATCGGTGCCTTGTTCCCATTCATCGCCTTTGCTCTTTACCAAGTATTGTTGGGTGTATTCTTTGCACGAAGCGCATTCAAGACAGGTAAAAATGCAACGGGTGTGATGCACAGCGCTGGGATTCAGACTGTTATCGAAATGTTGTCTATCCTAGGGATGTTTATGATGGGGATTTTAGCCGGAAATTATGTTAAAGTTTCATCAAGCTTAGAATTTGCAATCTCCGGACGACCATTTGTCCTTCAGGAAATGCTTGATAAGATCATGCCTGGTATGTTGCCGCTGGCTGTTGTTCTGGGTGTATACTTCTACTACATCAAAAAAGGTCTGAAAGTAACGCGTGCGCTGGTAGGGTTGACGCTGATTCTGATTGTTCTGGCTGGCATAGGTCTTCTGTAA